One genomic region from Deinococcus apachensis DSM 19763 encodes:
- a CDS encoding ABC transporter substrate-binding protein, with the protein MRKCALLLTALFLAAPAQAATLQFWKFGQPEETANKTLQKWVNDWNKQNPDTQVQFKLFPFNDYTGPVLTTAFASGSGPDVFWASPGTFLQYVSSGIAADLSSIFTPELRKDLLPAALQAVSVNGKPYAMPFEQEPVALFYNRDLLAKAKVAVPKSWADLLKASETLKKQGITPIVIEPAPGPYQNFTWYPFLWQTGANVADPNLTKATFNAKGTGQALDLWRTLVQKGYAPRTASDCTCNIVATAFGSGKAAFAVDGMWSIQQLQTGSKNVRFGITHLPTPTGKNPVTVYGGWTQVVNAKSPNLDAAKRFTAWMWAQGTERPLEWVSKANSKFSPRRSVTAAGKTYYDQPYLRDFRDLILPTARAEPRYPAEMVKIVGDAIQSSMFRNTGGAQAADQAQRQLEPYLKTLAR; encoded by the coding sequence ATGCGAAAGTGCGCGCTGCTCCTCACCGCCCTGTTCCTCGCCGCCCCCGCCCAGGCCGCCACGTTGCAATTCTGGAAGTTCGGCCAGCCCGAGGAGACGGCCAACAAGACGCTGCAGAAGTGGGTGAACGACTGGAACAAGCAGAACCCGGACACGCAGGTGCAGTTCAAGCTCTTTCCCTTCAACGACTACACGGGCCCGGTCCTCACCACCGCCTTCGCCTCGGGCAGTGGCCCGGACGTGTTCTGGGCGTCCCCCGGGACCTTCCTCCAGTACGTGTCGAGCGGCATCGCCGCGGACCTCAGCAGCATCTTCACGCCGGAACTGCGGAAGGACCTGCTGCCCGCCGCGCTTCAGGCCGTCAGCGTGAACGGCAAGCCCTACGCGATGCCCTTCGAGCAGGAACCCGTCGCGCTCTTTTACAACAGGGACCTGCTGGCCAAGGCGAAGGTCGCCGTCCCGAAGAGCTGGGCCGATCTCCTGAAAGCAAGCGAGACGCTGAAAAAGCAGGGCATCACCCCCATCGTGATCGAGCCCGCCCCCGGCCCCTACCAGAACTTCACGTGGTACCCCTTCCTGTGGCAGACCGGGGCGAACGTGGCGGACCCCAACCTCACCAAGGCCACCTTCAATGCGAAGGGCACCGGGCAGGCGCTGGACCTGTGGCGCACCCTGGTGCAGAAGGGCTACGCCCCCCGCACCGCCTCGGATTGCACCTGCAACATCGTGGCGACCGCCTTCGGCAGCGGCAAGGCTGCCTTCGCGGTGGACGGCATGTGGTCCATCCAACAGCTTCAGACCGGGTCCAAGAATGTGCGCTTCGGGATCACCCACCTGCCCACGCCCACGGGCAAGAATCCCGTCACCGTGTACGGCGGCTGGACGCAGGTCGTGAACGCCAAGAGCCCGAACCTGGACGCCGCCAAGCGCTTCACCGCTTGGATGTGGGCGCAGGGCACCGAGCGGCCGCTGGAGTGGGTCTCCAAGGCCAACAGCAAGTTCAGCCCGCGCCGCTCGGTCACCGCCGCCGGGAAGACGTACTACGACCAGCCCTACCTGCGCGACTTCCGCGACCTGATCCTCCCCACGGCAAGGGCCGAGCCGCGCTACCCCGCCGAGATGGTGAAGATCGTCGGGGACGCCATCCAGTCCAGCATGTTCCGCAACACGGGCGGGGCGCAGGCCGCCGACCAGGCCCAGCGCCAGCTTGAGCCCTACCTCAAGACCCTGGCTCGCTGA
- a CDS encoding carbohydrate ABC transporter permease: protein MTRLATLPRSRLPRREARERLTAFGFLLPDVLGLLVFVVGPILAALLISFTNWNALGAPSWVGLANYQRLFADPQFWSSLRVTAVYTVVYVPLVYAVSLGLAVLANQRVPLIGLFRTIFFVPVVLSLVVTGLMWRFIFDEQVGLLNYALSLVGMEPRAWLGDVNLALPAIIVVSVWINMGYYMTIFLAGLQDIPREYYEAARIDGASGWQTFWRITLPLLRPTSLFVVVVCLIGAFQVFDQVWVMTKGGPADATQVTVIYIYKQAFQYLNLGYASAIAFALFLIILAFSLAQFWFLRRRE, encoded by the coding sequence ATGACGCGCCTCGCGACCCTTCCCCGTTCCCGGCTCCCTCGTCGCGAGGCGCGTGAGCGGCTCACCGCCTTCGGCTTCCTGCTGCCGGACGTGCTGGGCCTGCTCGTCTTCGTCGTCGGGCCGATCCTCGCCGCGCTGCTGATCAGCTTCACGAACTGGAACGCCCTGGGGGCGCCGAGCTGGGTGGGCCTGGCGAACTACCAGCGGCTGTTCGCCGACCCCCAGTTCTGGTCCTCGCTGCGCGTCACCGCCGTGTACACGGTCGTGTACGTGCCCCTGGTGTACGCCGTGTCGCTGGGGCTGGCCGTCCTCGCCAACCAGCGCGTGCCCCTGATCGGCCTCTTCCGCACGATCTTCTTCGTGCCCGTCGTGCTGAGCCTGGTCGTGACGGGGCTGATGTGGCGCTTCATCTTCGACGAGCAGGTGGGGCTGCTGAACTACGCGCTCAGCCTGGTCGGAATGGAGCCGCGCGCCTGGCTGGGGGACGTGAACCTCGCGCTGCCCGCGATCATCGTCGTGAGCGTCTGGATCAACATGGGCTACTACATGACGATCTTCCTCGCGGGGCTTCAGGACATCCCCCGCGAGTACTACGAGGCGGCCCGCATCGACGGGGCGAGCGGCTGGCAGACCTTCTGGCGCATCACCCTGCCGCTGCTGAGGCCCACCTCCCTGTTCGTCGTGGTGGTGTGCCTGATCGGCGCCTTCCAGGTCTTCGACCAGGTGTGGGTGATGACCAAGGGTGGCCCGGCGGACGCCACCCAGGTCACGGTGATCTACATCTACAAGCAGGCCTTTCAGTACCTCAACCTGGGCTACGCGAGCGCCATCGCCTTCGCGCTCTTCCTGATCATCCTGGCGTTCAGCCTCGCGCAGTTCTGGTTCCTGAGGAGGCGGGAGTGA
- a CDS encoding carbohydrate ABC transporter permease, with protein MSAVRTVRVPHAVSGRRPGRHLGRLLGNLLVYALCLLVALLTLIPLAWMIFGSLKGPEEVVQYPPTFLPHVFVWHNYVEVFTRVPFARYIFNTFFVATTVTLVALLFHAMSAYALARLRFRGREVLFLGIVATLMIPFSITLIPTFLLVRSLGWLDSYWALIVPAIPNAFGIFLLRQFYLSLPDELEEAARLDGATPAQIFWYVALPMSRPILATLATFFFLANWNAYLWPLIVTQKPEMRVTQVALAAFSGEHSTEWQLIMAGATVAAIPGLLLYLFLQRYLIEGIKLSGLK; from the coding sequence GTGAGCGCGGTGCGAACGGTGCGAGTCCCCCATGCCGTATCCGGGCGCCGTCCCGGGCGTCACCTCGGGCGTCTGCTCGGCAACCTCCTCGTCTACGCCCTGTGCCTGCTCGTCGCGCTCCTGACCCTCATCCCGCTCGCGTGGATGATCTTCGGGTCGCTCAAGGGGCCCGAGGAGGTGGTGCAGTACCCGCCCACCTTCCTGCCCCACGTCTTCGTCTGGCACAACTACGTCGAGGTGTTCACCCGGGTGCCCTTCGCCCGGTACATCTTCAACACCTTCTTCGTGGCGACGACCGTGACGCTGGTGGCACTCCTCTTCCACGCGATGAGCGCCTACGCCCTTGCCCGGCTGCGCTTCCGGGGGCGCGAGGTGCTCTTTCTCGGCATCGTCGCCACGTTGATGATCCCCTTCTCGATCACCCTGATCCCCACCTTCCTGCTCGTACGGTCGCTGGGCTGGCTGGACTCGTACTGGGCGCTGATCGTCCCCGCCATTCCCAACGCCTTTGGCATCTTCCTGCTGCGCCAGTTCTACCTCTCGCTGCCCGACGAGCTGGAGGAGGCCGCGCGGCTCGACGGGGCCACGCCCGCCCAGATCTTCTGGTACGTGGCGCTCCCGATGAGCCGCCCCATCCTCGCCACGCTCGCCACCTTCTTCTTCCTGGCGAACTGGAACGCCTACCTGTGGCCGCTGATCGTCACGCAAAAACCCGAGATGCGGGTCACGCAGGTCGCGCTCGCCGCCTTTTCGGGCGAACATTCCACCGAGTGGCAGCTCATCATGGCGGGCGCGACGGTCGCCGCCATCCCAGGCCTGCTGCTGTACCTGTTCCTGCAGCGCTACCTCATCGAGGGCATCAAGCTCTCGGGGCTGAAGTGA
- a CDS encoding DUF4185 domain-containing protein, with amino-acid sequence MRGASGRRSPGHLLLAAALTLAAGALAGGAGTPPGAQVATIKRLTVSRVAQLTGPGASSSTRAADICGTDLGTMTEVNGRVLFAFGDSFGFQGEACPRFGPNWRSNLLGVSSDLDPSDGVTWERWLMGAGGHATAVREGAHQPAFTGEQTRIPTAMVTVRQRVYLHLMSVHGFAPQGGVWQCNSSGFVFSDDEGRTWKDAGRNLGGADSPFNMLALTAQRGGGNERGGYVYALGTPCGRFGDVRLARVRPDAVAQPERWEYFTGLDGSGQPQFVNDPSRAAAVIRGPVGEASVLWNPYLGRWMYTYLNEGTAALELREARVPWGPWSAPHTLATAADYPQLYGAFMTPAYLKDGGRTLYFVMSQFGPYNTFVMKASIER; translated from the coding sequence GTGAGGGGGGCCAGCGGGCGGCGCTCCCCGGGCCACCTTCTCCTGGCCGCGGCCCTCACCCTGGCCGCGGGGGCACTGGCCGGTGGCGCGGGCACCCCTCCGGGAGCGCAGGTCGCCACCATCAAGCGTCTGACGGTGAGCCGGGTCGCCCAGCTCACCGGCCCGGGGGCCAGCTCCAGCACGCGGGCGGCAGACATCTGCGGCACTGACCTCGGCACCATGACGGAGGTGAACGGCCGGGTGCTCTTCGCCTTCGGCGACTCCTTCGGCTTTCAGGGGGAGGCGTGCCCCCGGTTCGGGCCGAACTGGCGCTCGAACCTGCTCGGCGTGTCGAGCGACCTCGACCCCTCGGACGGCGTGACCTGGGAGCGCTGGCTGATGGGCGCGGGGGGCCACGCCACCGCCGTACGCGAGGGCGCGCACCAGCCCGCCTTCACGGGCGAGCAGACCCGGATTCCCACCGCGATGGTCACGGTCAGGCAGCGGGTGTACCTGCACCTCATGTCGGTCCACGGGTTCGCCCCGCAGGGGGGCGTGTGGCAGTGCAACTCCTCCGGGTTCGTGTTTTCCGACGACGAGGGCCGCACCTGGAAGGACGCCGGGAGGAATCTGGGCGGGGCGGACAGCCCCTTCAACATGCTCGCCCTGACGGCGCAGCGCGGCGGCGGCAACGAGCGGGGCGGGTACGTCTACGCCCTCGGCACCCCCTGCGGCCGCTTCGGTGACGTGCGGCTCGCCCGGGTGCGGCCCGACGCGGTCGCGCAGCCCGAACGGTGGGAATACTTCACGGGGCTGGACGGGAGCGGTCAGCCGCAGTTCGTGAACGACCCTTCCCGGGCTGCCGCCGTGATTCGCGGCCCGGTCGGGGAGGCGTCAGTGCTGTGGAACCCGTACCTGGGGCGCTGGATGTACACCTATCTCAACGAGGGGACGGCGGCGCTGGAACTGCGCGAGGCCCGGGTGCCCTGGGGCCCGTGGAGCGCGCCCCACACCCTCGCCACCGCCGCGGACTACCCGCAGCTCTACGGGGCCTTTATGACCCCCGCCTACCTCAAGGACGGCGGCCGGACCCTCTACTTCGTCATGTCGCAGTTCGGCCCGTACAACACCTTCGTCATGAAAGCGAGCATCGAGCGATAA
- a CDS encoding glycoside hydrolase family 172 protein: MQNAGLSPLRGLAKLRDVRTRRFSSYDRTGGNDDRLHIQPGETVLIAETPGAGIVTHLWMTIACDSPHYLRKIVLRAYWDGEETPSVECPVGDFFGMGHAQSRNYASLPLQMSPQDGKAFNCYFPMPFSDGMRFTVTNECEHVVHFYYYVDLELHEALEEGLGRFHAHWRRAIPEGIPEEGLTNEEYQFGGVNTDGANNYTLVEARGHGHYVGSILSVYSLRRSRDWDWYGEGDDLIFVDGEPGISVPDVGRGKTLAHEQDYPVIEPRPESGEGANDAWPPTLHGTGTEDYFNTAWCPNQEYAAPYHGIIAGGGPNWTDPVTLYRFHIEDPIVFRRDLRVTIEHGHANRRGDEMTSVAFWYQSEPHAPFPALPAAGDRLPAYRTIFEQRDGGSR, translated from the coding sequence ATGCAAAACGCCGGACTCTCCCCCCTGCGCGGCCTCGCCAAATTACGCGACGTTCGCACCCGCCGCTTTTCGAGCTACGACCGCACCGGCGGCAACGACGACCGGTTGCACATCCAGCCCGGCGAGACCGTCTTGATCGCCGAAACACCCGGCGCGGGGATCGTCACTCACCTGTGGATGACCATCGCCTGCGACTCCCCGCATTACCTGCGCAAGATCGTCCTGCGCGCCTACTGGGACGGCGAGGAGACGCCCAGCGTCGAGTGCCCGGTCGGCGACTTCTTCGGGATGGGCCACGCGCAGAGCCGCAACTACGCCAGCCTGCCCCTCCAGATGAGCCCGCAGGACGGCAAGGCCTTCAACTGCTACTTCCCGATGCCCTTCTCGGACGGGATGCGCTTCACCGTCACCAACGAGTGCGAGCATGTCGTGCACTTCTACTACTACGTGGACCTCGAACTGCACGAGGCGCTGGAGGAAGGTCTGGGCCGCTTCCACGCCCATTGGCGCCGCGCGATCCCCGAGGGTATCCCCGAGGAGGGCCTGACGAACGAGGAGTACCAGTTCGGCGGGGTCAACACCGACGGGGCGAACAACTACACGCTGGTGGAGGCGCGCGGTCACGGGCACTACGTCGGGTCCATCCTCTCGGTGTACTCGTTGCGGCGCTCACGGGACTGGGACTGGTACGGCGAGGGCGACGACCTGATCTTCGTGGACGGCGAGCCGGGGATCAGCGTGCCCGACGTGGGGCGGGGCAAAACGCTTGCCCATGAGCAGGACTACCCGGTGATCGAGCCCCGGCCCGAGTCGGGCGAGGGCGCCAACGACGCCTGGCCGCCCACCCTGCACGGCACCGGCACCGAGGACTACTTCAACACCGCGTGGTGCCCCAACCAGGAGTACGCCGCGCCGTACCACGGCATCATCGCGGGCGGCGGGCCGAACTGGACCGATCCCGTGACCCTGTACCGCTTTCACATCGAGGACCCCATCGTGTTCCGGCGTGACCTGCGGGTGACCATCGAGCACGGGCACGCCAACCGCCGCGGCGACGAGATGACGAGCGTCGCCTTCTGGTACCAGAGCGAGCCGCACGCCCCCTTTCCCGCGCTTCCCGCCGCCGGGGACCGCCTGCCCGCCTACCGCACCATCTTCGAGCAGCGCGACGGAGGCTCCCGATGA
- a CDS encoding FGGY-family carbohydrate kinase, giving the protein MSTLLLGIDIGTYSSKGVLATPDGELLRTHVVPHGLDLPHPGWAEQDPDGVWWHDVIAICRALLDGEPYTGADVAALAVSAIGPCLVPLDAGGRPLRPGILYGIDTRATEEIQLLEDRYGAERIFRDAGMNLSSQAVGPKILWMQRHEPDLWARTARVTTASSYVTFRLTGEHVMDRHTASYFIPLFDARTQEWTDAFGFLDLGMLPRLGWSDELAGTVTPEAAMQTGLRAGTPVAVGAVDALSEAISVGAVESGDLMLMYGTTAFFILVGQELTPHPSLWNVSGAYDGQRNIAAGMATTGALTQWLRTTLLPEVSEEEAFARLFEEAAAVPAGSDGLLLLPYFSGERTPIQDPQARGVLAGLNLTHTRGHLFRAALEGIGLGIRHNLEAFRELGAPIQRIVAVGGGTRSREWLQIVSDITGVPQLLPTVTIGASYGDAFLAGLVGGAVRRDDIQRWNPPRETIAPNPGVRPIYDARFGEYRALYDQTRDIVHHLAGAAGR; this is encoded by the coding sequence GTGAGCACCCTGCTCCTCGGCATCGACATCGGCACGTACAGCAGCAAGGGCGTCCTCGCCACCCCGGACGGCGAGCTTCTGAGAACGCACGTCGTCCCGCACGGTCTGGACCTTCCCCACCCGGGTTGGGCCGAGCAGGACCCCGACGGGGTGTGGTGGCATGACGTCATCGCCATCTGCCGGGCCCTGCTGGACGGAGAGCCCTACACGGGCGCGGACGTGGCGGCCCTGGCGGTCAGTGCCATCGGCCCCTGCCTGGTCCCGCTCGACGCCGGGGGGAGGCCGCTGCGCCCCGGCATTCTCTACGGCATCGACACGCGCGCCACAGAGGAGATTCAGCTGCTGGAAGACCGGTACGGCGCCGAGCGTATCTTCCGCGACGCGGGCATGAACCTCAGCAGCCAGGCGGTGGGACCCAAAATCCTGTGGATGCAACGGCATGAGCCTGATCTCTGGGCGCGGACGGCGCGGGTCACGACGGCGAGCAGCTACGTCACCTTCCGGCTCACGGGCGAACATGTCATGGACCGGCACACGGCCAGCTATTTCATCCCGCTGTTCGATGCGCGGACGCAAGAGTGGACGGACGCCTTCGGGTTCCTGGACCTCGGGATGCTGCCCCGGCTGGGGTGGAGTGACGAACTGGCCGGAACAGTCACCCCGGAGGCGGCGATGCAGACAGGCCTGCGGGCGGGCACCCCCGTCGCGGTCGGCGCAGTCGATGCCCTGAGCGAGGCGATCAGCGTGGGGGCGGTGGAGAGCGGCGACCTGATGCTGATGTACGGCACGACCGCCTTTTTCATCCTGGTGGGGCAGGAACTGACCCCGCACCCGTCCCTGTGGAACGTCTCGGGTGCCTACGACGGGCAACGCAACATCGCCGCCGGGATGGCGACGACCGGGGCCCTCACGCAGTGGTTGCGCACGACTCTGCTGCCCGAAGTGAGCGAGGAAGAGGCCTTTGCCCGGCTGTTCGAGGAGGCGGCTGCCGTGCCCGCCGGGTCAGACGGACTGCTGCTGCTGCCGTACTTCAGCGGGGAGCGCACGCCCATCCAGGACCCCCAGGCCCGGGGAGTTCTGGCGGGGCTCAACCTCACCCACACCCGGGGTCACCTCTTCCGCGCCGCGCTGGAGGGCATCGGCCTCGGTATCCGGCACAATCTGGAGGCCTTTCGGGAACTGGGCGCCCCCATACAGCGGATCGTCGCTGTGGGCGGGGGCACACGCAGCCGCGAGTGGTTGCAGATCGTCTCGGATATCACCGGCGTCCCGCAACTTCTGCCCACCGTGACCATCGGGGCGAGTTATGGGGACGCCTTTCTGGCGGGCCTGGTTGGCGGTGCCGTGAGACGTGACGATATCCAGCGGTGGAACCCGCCCCGCGAGACCATCGCCCCGAATCCAGGCGTCAGACCGATCTACGACGCCCGCTTTGGGGAGTACCGGGCGCTGTATGACCAGACGCGCGACATCGTTCATCACCTGGCGGGGGCGGCAGGACGGTAG
- a CDS encoding metallophosphoesterase, giving the protein MILKRVLSALGWGVFTFGTLGVANTYRFTTTRHGLALPGLTRPVRIVHLSDLHYGLFVGRGTVRRWVDSVRRERPDLIAITGDFLDSGVGGQRHRKLLEELSRLRAPLGVYAVWGNHDWTSLNTNATRVAFAEQLRLHGVTLINNAGVQVRDDLYVAGVDDWWFGMQDLDAALRGYTGGTVVLLAHNPDYLTQVPSRVNLTLSGHTHGGQVRLPLFGPLKRRSTLLNVRQGWVRGARIVQSPAEGTPADAPDGHALGFVSRGLGVTGVPMRWACPAELAVLDLEPGA; this is encoded by the coding sequence ATGATCCTCAAGCGCGTCCTGTCCGCCCTTGGCTGGGGCGTCTTCACCTTCGGCACGCTGGGGGTCGCCAACACCTATCGGTTTACCACCACCCGCCACGGCCTCGCCCTGCCCGGCCTGACCCGGCCCGTGCGGATCGTGCATCTCAGCGACCTGCACTACGGCCTGTTCGTGGGGCGCGGCACCGTGCGGCGCTGGGTGGACTCGGTCCGGCGCGAGCGGCCTGACCTGATCGCCATCACGGGCGATTTTCTGGACAGCGGCGTCGGCGGCCAACGGCACCGCAAGCTGCTGGAAGAGCTGTCCCGGCTCCGCGCGCCCCTGGGCGTGTACGCCGTGTGGGGCAACCACGACTGGACGAGCCTGAATACGAACGCGACCCGGGTGGCATTCGCCGAGCAGCTCCGCCTGCACGGCGTCACACTCATCAACAACGCGGGCGTTCAGGTCCGGGATGACCTGTATGTGGCGGGCGTCGACGACTGGTGGTTCGGGATGCAGGATCTGGACGCGGCGCTGCGCGGCTATACGGGTGGGACGGTCGTGCTGCTCGCCCACAACCCGGACTACCTGACGCAGGTGCCGTCCCGGGTGAACCTCACGCTGAGCGGGCACACCCACGGCGGACAGGTGCGCCTGCCGCTGTTCGGGCCCCTCAAACGCCGCTCGACCCTGCTGAACGTGCGGCAGGGGTGGGTGCGCGGCGCCCGTATCGTGCAGTCGCCCGCCGAGGGTACGCCCGCCGACGCGCCCGACGGGCACGCCCTCGGGTTCGTGTCGCGCGGCCTGGGCGTGACCGGCGTGCCCATGCGCTGGGCCTGCCCGGCCGAACTCGCCGTGCTGGATCTGGAGCCCGGCGCCTGA